In the Elizabethkingia bruuniana genome, TCTGGCTTTTGTAGTAGAGAAGGCACCATTGGCATCTACACGAAGTTCCAGCTGATTTTTAGGGAATGTTTTACGAAGTTCTTCCAATACTTTTTTTTCTTCATCCCAGTTAACACCAATCTTTAATTTGATGCAATGGAATTTTTCCTGAAGCTTTAAAGCAATCTGCTCTTTCATGAAATCCACATTGCCCATCCATATCAATCCATTGATAGTAATACTCTTTTTCCTTTCCGTAAATTCTCCCGGAAAATAAATATGACCACCATGTTTCAGATTCAGCATCGCTTGTTCGTAACCGAACCATATAGAAGGGTAGTGCAATAATTGTTCCTGTAGAAAGCTGGGTTCACTGTTAATGTTATTACATAGCCACTGCAGCTTTTCTTCATAATCCGGAACATCATCATAACTCAGCCCACGAAAAATACCACATTCTCCAGTCCCTTTCTTTTCTCCATCAGAAATATGTAAAAAGTAAGTTTCTTTTTCGGTTAATACGCCTCTGGAAGTTCCGCCCGGACGTTTGAAAATAAGATTATGACGCTGATATTCTGCCTGCATGATGATGGTTTAATAAAAACCTCAGCTTTGCTCAGTTAATTCTGATAAAGCTGAGGTTATATGTTTTAGTAGAAAAAATTACTTTCTAGATGGTTGCCTCAATAGCATTTTTCATAAACTCTTCAGCTTTTGTTACCATAGCTGCACTACCGCAGAAAAATGGTACACGCTGATGAAGCTCGGTAGGTTCTATTTCCATAATTCTTTTGAATCCGTCAGAAGCTTTTCCGCCAGCCTGCTCTGCTAAAAATGCCATTGGATTACATTCGTAAAGCAGACGTAGTTTTCCTTGTGGAGACTGTGATGTTGAAGGGTAAATATAAATACC is a window encoding:
- a CDS encoding o-succinylbenzoate synthase codes for the protein MQAEYQRHNLIFKRPGGTSRGVLTEKETYFLHISDGEKKGTGECGIFRGLSYDDVPDYEEKLQWLCNNINSEPSFLQEQLLHYPSIWFGYEQAMLNLKHGGHIYFPGEFTERKKSITINGLIWMGNVDFMKEQIALKLQEKFHCIKLKIGVNWDEEKKVLEELRKTFPKNQLELRVDANGAFSTTKARIVLEELAVLVIHSIEQPIKAGNPQEMALLCANTPTPIALDEELIGITELEKKQKLLETIKPQYIILKPSLVGGISGSDEWIALAEQQNIDWWITSALESNIGLNAIAQYTYTKKNPMPQGLGTGALFTNNTPSSLKLEGDQLWFAD